The DNA region CCCCTCCATCCTTGGCGAAAAGCTGCGGCGCAAGGTGGACTGCGTCGTCCTGGACGAGGCGGACATGATCATTCATGCCAACGTTGCGTacgggcggcagcgactAAGCGGCGCAAACCTTGTGGACCGGCTTTTCCGCAACAGGCGAGAAGAGGTGCCAGCACAGCTTGTGGCAGCCAGCGCGACGGTCGACGGCGTCACAGCACAGACACTGAACACGTGGACACGCAACGACCGCACGGTGCGGCTGACGACAAGCTTCGTGGAGCACACGATTCCGCCGACAATTCAGTTCTACTTCTTTGGCGCGTCAAGGGTGTATCCGCTGGAGCGGTGCCTCTTGCTATCCCTTCAACTAATCTGCACACAGCGGCCTGACACCCGCATCTTGATATTTACCGAAGACGAGCGCGTCGCCgaggtgtgcgcgctgctcacGTCCGCGGAGGTGGAAGGAGAGatgcgccgcatcgcccCGGGCACGCTGTCACCTACGAAGGTGTTTGCTGGGGCCCTGCACGCTCTGCCCCGAAGCATCCCTTCGGCAGACACCAAGGAATCTCACTACCCAGACAACCCGGTgtcgcaccgccgcgtcccGCTCACAACCGCAACGCAGCAGGCAGCCCCCTTCAGCGCAATAcgcgggagcagcagcgtctaCGAGGATGTGCGTGCCCACCAGGTTATCCGGCAGCACGGCGACGTCTACGTGAAGAATAAcagctccctctctcggCTGAATGAGGGCAAGCTGGTGGTCGGCGTGGGTAGCTTCAACAGCAGCCGAGGACTGCATGTTAACGGTATCACACACGTCATTCTCTACGGCGCCTGCCCTTCGGCTGCGTGCTTCGTCCACTGCGCAGGGCGTACAGGCCGCATGGGTGCGGAGGGCGACGTGTTGGTGCTGTACCCGCCATCCTCTGGTCGCCAGGTGCAGCAGGTGTGCAGCTCACTGGAGATTCCATTTCACTCAAGTCGCATGAGTGCCGTGGAAGACCTCCTCCGCTCTGGCGAGGCTCGCACTACCGAGTccgtcgctggcgccgtgAACGAATCggcgagcggcgcggcggccggcaGCACCTGAGGGCGCATTcgtgcgtggtggcgcacAGTTTTCCAGGCTGCACTCAGAGACGTCAGTGCGTACTATGACAAGCACAGGGGTGTTGTGTGCATACATGCGTGCATCAGCGAGCGTGCCGCGTCGACGCTCCCTCGAGCCCGCAGCGCTTTATTCCTCCCACGCTCACGACAACGCGGCCGCGCATCTCTAGAGGCCGGGCGCAAGGCTCCGTTGGAGCGGAAGGGGCGCCGAGAATCGAGATATCActctctcgccttcttcgTCTTTGGATGTGATGAGGACGAACGAGGTGGAGTTTTACGAGGAGCACTGTCACCCTAcacggccccctccctcacccttcTTCGCTTGGCTAGTCTCACCTGCTGGAATAGACCCACCCGCGGGTGGGGATTACGAAGTTAGACTCTTGGTGAAGATGTGTCTCTGTGTTGCGCACTAGGGGATCACCTCCCACAGGGCCGAATCTGCGCACTGGCTTCCATTCACCTTCGAGGCGTGCTTCAATGTCgagcgcatgcgtgcatgcaaGCTTTGGGGGTGTGTGATGTGCCCCGTAGCGGTCGCGTCTTGCAGCTCTCACGCATGCTGCTGTCCATGGGCGACTACCCACACCACCCAGCCCCCTACCCATCcttcactctctctctcacgaTCTCGATGATTTCGGCTGAActcacacaaacgcacacacacacacacaccgcccacACCGCTGGttctgcgcagcagcggaaacACCAAGACGCATCTGTACAAAATGTCCAACAAGACAATGGCCTCTGCGGCCGGTAGCTCAGCGActtcaccgctgccggtCATGCCGCCTGCGCTTCGCCAGCTGATCATCGCAGTGGAGCGGCTGAACGCTGCCTCTACTTCGCCTTCGGATGTCGACACCGTTTCATCTCTAGGGCGGTCGGCAAGGGAGCTCCCAGAGCAGTCCACCTCAGATCCGCCGGCAGATAACACTGTCGCACCCACGgtagagctgctgcggcaggtggatgcgctgcaggaACACTACAGGCGCCTTTTGGAGCTGGCAGAGCAGCCGTACAGCACACAAAATGCGGCCCACGCTGAGTCACCATcggacggcagcagcgacactgttgaggcgcaggcggagaGTCTCATGACAGAATTTGAGGCCGCCattgtgcagctgcagcggggcATCCGCTCGAAGCAAGCGCAGGCCATTCGCCTCGTGTTGCTcaacgcgctgcggcgcgaaGCCGCTGAGCGGCGCCAGTGCGTGGCGAAGATGGAAGGTGTCCTGAGCGCCTCCCATCAGTACGTGCGTCTGTGACGTAGTGCACACCCGCAGGTTCGTGCATGATTAAGCGTATGCTGTTGTGTGCGCatgaagagaaagaaagaggtcCGTCTCTCACGCAAGCACTGAGAAATGCGGCTCGTTGTTATTTAGACACCGCCGTGCACCCTCGATCCCGCGCCTCTTCGCCATGTCTCGTTGTTCAGCGTCCTCCGTCATCCCTTTTCGTGCGgccttccaccaccaccaccatcaccgcccgCTTCCTCACGTTGGCGGGTggtgaggaggcgcggcggccccgCAAGGCGAGATGCTGCCAACAGGAAAATCACTCTTTtatggccgctgccgagcgagagaagacgcAGGTCACTGTGTCTTGTAAAGCGCGCTCACACGCGACTGGGCAGCAGCGTTGACTCCACCTCTCTTCCCCGTTTGCTCAAGTGTGCTCACCTCTGCGTGAGAGGCGTGCAGTGGCTCCCCGATATTCGGCTGCCGAGACGCGCCTGCTCTGTCGCTAAACCTCCTGGCCTGtccagccgctgctcccctgccgccctcccctcgactgcgcgcctcctcctccttcccctcccccaattCGCTTCATCGTTTCtttgtatctgtgtgtgtcggccTTCTCGCTCCGCTTTTCCAGCTTGCCTGCAGCCCACCCGCCCCCATCCCCCCCCTCCTAGCCGCGCCCACATCGCCGTGAGCCCCTCCTTACAAAGACCTGGTATTAGTAAGCTTAGCAAGACCGTCTCGCCCACGTATACAAGCGAGTTGTGCCGTGCAggcacgcatatatatatacagaTACACCTCTGCCagtacgcgcacacactttCGGTCACAAGAGTGCGGAAgaggacgacagcgacgccatCGCACTTTGCCTGCTCCAcacccaccccgcccctctccctcgcttaAGTTGTGTTCTTGCTGCCTCAGCATGTCCGATGGCACGCGCTACATGTATCCGGCCCGTAAGGCTCACGCGATGGACCTCGGCTCGTCCCTCAACCCCGAGGGAGATCAGAGGCAGACGTGGGGGAGCGTTGCCTCCATCGCGGACGTCATGTCGCCCACCGCGGAGATCAAGCCCAGCGCTCCGCAGGTGACGCACTTTGGCACCGGACTTGGCATGCAGAGCTCCACCGGCGACCTTGCCCTGCAAGAAGCCGATAGCGATGGCGACAAGACCGAGGTCGTGAACGAGTTTGACCTGGCCGCCTACTCAAAGGAGGATCTCACGCAAACGCTGCATAAGCGGATCATGAGCCGCATGTTCTCTGCCTTTGACGTCACGCAGGTGGGCTACCTGGACATCAACAAGCTCAAGGAGCTCTGCGTCTATGTTGGCCGCAACATGTCGCAGGAGGCTTCAGAGAAAATGTTCGATGAGCTCAAAGGCATCGACGGGCACATCACGTTCGACGTCTTTTGGAATTGGTGGACGACCTACCCGGACACCAAGATGACCAAGGacaccttctctctcgtgtcCGCCGACTTCTCCGTGCCTTatcaccagcagcagctcaaaATCAAAGAAGAAGGTGAGATTTTCACCCCGAGCTACCGCGTGAAGTACTACTTCAAGGATATGGAGACAGGCCTACGCCGTCGTGTGAGTCCGTGGCACGACGTGCCGCTTTACGTGCGCGACCCGGTGCGCACAAAGCCGGAGAACATCCGCGCCAACCGCTACAACTTCATCTGCGAGATCCCGAAGTGGACACGCGCCAAGTTCGAGATTGCCACCGGCGAGCCGTTTAACCCCATCAAGCAGGACATCAAGAACGGTGTGCCACGATTCTACAAGCACGGAGACATGATGTGGAACTATGGCGCCTTCCCGCAGACGTGGGAGAGCACGGAGGTGATCTTCGAGGACGGCGTCAGTGGCGACAACGACCCAATAGACGGCGTTGAAATCGGCATGCGCCAGATGCGCGTCGGCGAAATCCACCCTGTCCGCAtcctcggcgtcctcggcaTGATCGACGACGGACAGATGGACTGGAAGGTGATCTGCATGTCCGTCAATGACCCAGTCGCGCGCTTCATCAGAGACATCGACGACATCCCAAAGTTCTTGCCTGGCTGCCTCGATGCACTGCGCGAGTGGTTCCGGGTGTACAAGATTTGCCAAGGCGGGGTCGAGAACAAGTTTGCCTTCAACGGTGAATACAAGGACAAGACATACGCTATGAAGGTTGTGGACGAGTCGCACTACATGTGGGAGAATCTGCGCAAGATTAAGAAGAAGGAAGAGGTGTGAAGCAAAAACCGCCCACTCGTGATGtgctccccacccccgcgccctcccccgtgggtgcgtgtatgtgtcgACTGCGTTCGTGCACGGCGCATCTGACGTCATAACTTTGTTTCTCTATGTGTGAGAGTAGCTTGGTGCATCTGTGGTGGCTTTTGTGGATCTGAGAGGACAGCACGATGCCTTGCTTGTGCTGTCGGTGCAACGGCGTGGGCcgcttccctcccccgcgcCTCTTCGCTCATGTCTttcaccgccgccccgcctctctctctctctcgttacGAGGGCCTCACGCAGCCTCGGTGTATGGATGTGCTGGCGTCCTTTGGAGAGTAAGAGGTTGAGGTGAGAAGAACGGTGTGTTTGAAGGGAACGGCACGACACGGATATCATTCACCCCCTGCGCCCCACCCACTCCTCTCAGTCGcacgcccttctccctcttcctgcCCGCGTCTCTGTGATCGCTTGGCCTTGCTTCTTTACTTTCTACTGTTGTCGGCGTCCCCTGATGACAGGGGCACacctcggcgcgccgcatcaGGGCTCAGTGGccccactctgtgtgtgaAGGGGACAAGCaggccccttcccccctaTGCCTGCCAATGCCGGTCCACCtccggtggcggcagggTCAAGCgcccgcgacgcagcgaAGTGAGAGCGATGTATTGCTGCTGGTGTATgggcggtcaggtcctggatggcgctgctttgcccgacgcgatgggggcctgtgtGAGCGGCCGGGGTCACGTGGCGTTCAGCTCACGTTGTATGGTGGCATGGACATGCTGAGCCGC from Leishmania infantum JPCM5 genome chromosome 11 includes:
- a CDS encoding putative DEAD-boc ATP-dependent (RNA) helicase, which produces MQRHSRRRLLKYLPGVRVEYGGSAAKLLDSYLHQDAGAKHAVNLPVSQRYFYMKNRNNDVSSRSASGASQQHQMIQLRLGAAQMLSSSQHTSIDNVNEAHPLYYAQTSPRAAGLTAPLVLALKRLRIHRLTELQGALVPLLLKGKHVIAHSETGTGKSFGVALGIANRIIRDQLNYRLHTVVLVPTEELALQYDKWLRHFGGCTSQVVQVAIDSIPLEAQLAKLHNIQPHVLVGTPQRVADIVRLSPSILGEKLRRKVDCVVLDEADMIIHANVAYGRQRLSGANLVDRLFRNRREEVPAQLVAASATVDGVTAQTLNTWTRNDRTVRLTTSFVEHTIPPTIQFYFFGASRVYPLERCLLLSLQLICTQRPDTRILIFTEDERVAEVCALLTSAEVEGEMRRIAPGTLSPTKVFAGALHALPRSIPSADTKESHYPDNPVSHRRVPLTTATQQAAPFSAIRGSSSVYEDVRAHQVIRQHGDVYVKNNSSLSRLNEGKLVVGVGSFNSSRGLHVNGITHVILYGACPSAACFVHCAGRTGRMGAEGDVLVLYPPSSGRQVQQVCSSLEIPFHSSRMSAVEDLLRSGEARTTESVAGAVNESASGAAAGST
- a CDS encoding acidocalcisomal pyrophosphatase, which encodes MSDGTRYMYPARKAHAMDLGSSLNPEGDQRQTWGSVASIADVMSPTAEIKPSAPQVTHFGTGLGMQSSTGDLALQEADSDGDKTEVVNEFDLAAYSKEDLTQTLHKRIMSRMFSAFDVTQVGYLDINKLKELCVYVGRNMSQEASEKMFDELKGIDGHITFDVFWNWWTTYPDTKMTKDTFSLVSADFSVPYHQQQLKIKEEGEIFTPSYRVKYYFKDMETGLRRRVSPWHDVPLYVRDPVRTKPENIRANRYNFICEIPKWTRAKFEIATGEPFNPIKQDIKNGVPRFYKHGDMMWNYGAFPQTWESTEVIFEDGVSGDNDPIDGVEIGMRQMRVGEIHPVRILGVLGMIDDGQMDWKVICMSVNDPVARFIRDIDDIPKFLPGCLDALREWFRVYKICQGGVENKFAFNGEYKDKTYAMKVVDESHYMWENLRKIKKKEEV